The Tubulanus polymorphus chromosome 3, tnTubPoly1.2, whole genome shotgun sequence nucleotide sequence ttcatatgaCTGCTTATCCGATGTCATTGATTGCCTTTTTGTCCGATGGACgaggggagaggggggttAGTGCCATGTGAACATTCTTAGACATAGGCGAGTCAAAATTTGGCAGTTTTGTGCGGACATATTTTATGTACAGCCTCTAGTCATTTTCGTTGTAAGTCCCCTTAGGGGCACTGTACAGGAGTATACATGATATTTTCTATGATCCTTTAAGTGACGGCGGTAGGCTGGATCTGCCCCTTTGAACTCCTAACAAAGAAacatcaaacagaaaatgctttcataatatatagaaaattaagatttatttttcaagagaAACAGCATTTGAAACGTGTGTAACATGTTCACGCACCGCTCGATCTAACACGGAGTATATATCCCGACATCCTTTCATTGCCATTTCCATCGTATTGTTCAAATGATCCTCGTGCATTTTACCGTTCATTTCGACAAACGCCATCTGCTCCGATTTTGGCAGCAGAGCGACGATAAGTTCCGGACACGAAGACGACGATTCTTCTAAATGGTTCATATCGACGATCGTTTGATCTTTGAGATAACTAGACGAACACGCGCACACGTAATCCTGCATCGCGATTCCGGCGTCGATCAACGCCAGAGTCGCAGCGTTTACACTAGCGCAGTAGTTTCCTCCGTCTGCCTGTAGAACCTGGAAAGATCGGACGCATGCTTCAAAATACAGTCCACGCGCACttggggtcagttgctcaaaagttggttaaagataaccggcagataaataccatagtaacaattaatttttaatcgTCGCAATGTCaattatccactggttaaatccaacttttgagcaactggcccctgaattTCAACAACTGTACAGGATGCTTATTATCCTTCTTAGAAAGTTTAGAATTTAGTTAAATCGGATGATGattaattacacatattatgTGTATTATTAATTTTATCCAGTTCAAAACTTTTAAAGTAGGGGACATACTGCATCAATCAGATGAAATATACAATGAACCTAAACTTGACCCTACTCAAGATCAGCTATTACTCCAGGGgccaaaagttggttagaattaaccagtggatagtagACATAGTGACCATAAAAACTTCATaattactatggtatttatttgatggttatctttaaccaacttttgagcaactggcctcaGGATTGTTATCTCATGTCCAGATATGATTTACGGTTCACCTTATCataaatgtatatagtatatcAAGATTAATCCGAATTTCTCATTAAAAATTCGATTAATTTCATCGATTGGTCCCAAATAATCGGGATAATGCTGGGACAACTATCGTAATTACTCCAGGCCCAAATTTATTTACCTCCACAAATATATCTATCTGTGATCGTGGATATAGATGAGTCATCACCGCtgcttcaaatgtttgttGTAAATGCATTGTCATTTCTTGTGACTTTCGATCTCCTCTCGGTCGTCGTTTTCTCTCACCCGTACTAAATGTGGCCATGCTATACTGACAATTGATCAACACCTTGTCGTTCAACGCTTTTGACCGATTTCGAACCTGTTCAATAGAAGAACTGACCGATAAGAAGGTGTTCGCCATTCAGGGCTTGTGACGCCATATGTAGCAAGCAGGTCTTAAGATTGCCCTAGATGTAAAAGTTAACACTTAATaaagtttaattgaattgagaaTTTTGAAGAATGTTTATACCTCATGTGGACCGTAAACAGCGCACAATATTTTCGTATTGCCTTGTTCGATATATGCCGAGCCATCTGCTTGTCTGAATACTCCCATCTTACACTGTATTCGACGCAATTCATGCGGCCTTCGACCATCAATTCGCAATCCTTGATCGGATAATAATTCTAAGCCGGCCATGTCGGATTCTAGTGTTAAACTCCACCGCCTAAAGAGGTGGCAGCACCTTCCGGTCACCGACCAATACAGTATATTGTATAAACTCCTTATACTATCATAGTCAGAATTAAAGTttaatctaatctaatctaatcaATGAACAGTTACACTGATACTGAATGTACTGGTACTGAATTGAACTCGATTTCTATGATGTAGATATCCCATCgaattaatgaatgaaaatttcatcttTGAATCCCCAACAAACCAATTTACTATTCCATCCAGTCAGAGGAATCGCAATTTTTCTCCAGATTCCTCAAAGGTTTTCACTAATTCCTCAATAATGCATGTACCGATTCTTCCAATaggaattctttttttaatagaaaataaaataattcagAATAGTTATAAgtaacaaaaaacatttttgacattacaacttttattcatttctttaacATGATTTTCTCAAACATGTTCAATAACAGGAATTTCACTTTACAGACAAGGATATAACACCATAACGTTGCATTTCTAACTTGAAACTCTACTTGACCTTTCAGTGCGTGACCTTGGTGTGGAGGTTTAAGAATTTCACCTCGTGGAAGACCCACCCACATTTGATCCAGTGTGCTTTGATCTGTTCCTGAATAATTATAGATTCAACTTTTGGTCGAAACGAATCGCCCGAATTGACATCTTTAATGCAGGGAAGGCATACAAGCAATTCGAAAGCTTTTTTAAGCACACAAAATCAATGGTtaacatatatatgaatttttttatgGAAAGTCGCCTTAATAGCTTTACTGATATCTGTTATTTTGGTCCCTGTTCTGGAGTTTGCTGAATCTAATACTGAGAAACTATAAGTTTAGACACATCCTAAAATGTACCAGTATTTCAGCAAATAATGTATAAAATATGTCTCTATACCCGTATGGAGTATTCTCTTCTCAAATCCGGGGTGAATTGACTTAATTGTCGACATATTTTGTTTGAGCATTAAAAGACTGGGAATTCAATTTTTGAGCAAGGACGTCGTCGCGATGAAGTACAATATACTGTAAGTAAGCATGTGTGTACCTTGAAAACTGGCAGTAACTGAAACGGTAGTTTGTCCGACATGGTCTGTATGTATGGATATCATCATATACATAAAACAGAAATCATCATACAACAGAATGAtgcattgaaatatttgtgcAGCATTTTAAATGGAAGCAACCTGTAAATAATGGGTGATGTGGAACAATTCATAGTCGGTAGTACGTACAATGGATCACCGATGGGATATTATTataatgaatatcatttgaaagacaTTTAATGAGGTTAAGAAATAAGGTTCAGAAAAGGTTTGCCAGAAGTGTCTTATGTTTCACCGCATGAATAGACTTACCTAACTTACTTCCGTCATATTACATTAAACTTACAATGCTCGTTCCTAAGAATAATCATtattggtttccatagacaagtgaCAATCTATTCTTATTGAAGAAAATCCCACGATATGAAGAAAAGTAAGAGAGGTTGTTCTAATCTTTATAAACGTCACTCATGGCATCACCTATTGTTTTAAAAACTCCAATTTCAGTGAATTCCAACCAAGGAACTTGCCCCAAAAATCAACTACTCACTGATTATATTCTAGCTGTTACAGGCATCACATAGCAACATTGTCGCTACCTGTTTCACTTTATATTTACTTGCACAATAAATCAGTTTAGAAAATGGCTCAAAGAATTGAGTCGAAATGTCAACTACTCTTGGATTTTTCACATTGCGGGTTTTTCTTCAATAATCATTCCATGATCACGATTAAGATAATCGAAATACTGCGATATTTTTCTATATCATCGATATGAATGTGGAAGTCATATTCATTGTTCTGAAAATGTCCCTAATCATTTGCGCATTAGGACAGAAAAGGAGTTACGACATCGATATCATATGACATTAAAGTTCACACAATTACATTCTATCCAGCGCTCACTTACTTAATGAATCTAAGTGTCTGAAATTAAACCGACTCAAACCCCCATCAGATACTGAGTATATAAGCCATTCACTGGCACGAACGAATTACTTCATTAATCAATTGAACATTACAATGGTGCCTAATCAGGGATGACTGCTTATTGGAGTCGAATTTTTTTGCTGGCGCTGGCATTCTCGTTTGAATTCATGGCAAGTCCGTTTTCTTGAAGGGGAGCGATTGCGCGCAGCAACGGGTTGGTAGTCATTTGACCAAACAATGTGGTTAACAAGGCTACTCCGTATCCTGTCGCCCGTTCGCCCTGCAAATAGGAAATATCGAAAACTAATGTaatgaaaattcttttttcaacaTGTAGCTCATtgccaaaaaaaaatctaccAGCATGCCTATCAAGAATTCAAAAGCACTTACCACGTGGACCGGATATGCCATGTCAACGTGTATCCATGTTCCCGGATAGTCGAAACCGATATGCGCTCCTATAAACAAACCGGCACATGACACCTGAGCATTACTACGATCCTGTAAAACAAAACATATACGATTCAATTTTTAGATATACGGTTAGCTGATTCACGAAGCACCTCTTTTTGTAAGATCACAAACAAGCCATAGATGACACTGGTTCTCGGGCTCAGACTCGAACTTGAACTCAGAAATTACTGTGCGTTAGTTCCCATTGAATTTTGGTTATCTTGTATCGAGGCCATAAGCTATTCAACAACAGTCTTTAATGCCCAGTTCTGCTGCTAAGCAGCACAATGGGCCAATGCTTTGCTCTGCAAAAATAGACCCCCATACTAACATTATAccaaaatttcatcaagattGACGCACTATAAACAAAATTAAGCAGCTGAAAGACACACAGACAGATCGTACGAGAATAAGGGTCTCACGGAAGCCCGAGAACCAATTATACACACTGGTCTTTGAGTACTTACAGCAACAGAATTCTTCATATCAGCAACGGCACTTGCAAACTCATTAAAATGTATCTCTGGCGTGTAAGGCATTGGATGAATTAGATCACCAGAATTCAGACCAGCTCGGACGCACATCGGCTCCCAATCTTCGTTGTTAGTTAACATAGCAGCATGTACTTTACCTGAGAATTtaccccaaaaaaaaaacagtgagGTCAGATAAACGCAAAATTTGCCAAAAAAGTGTTTTTGTCAGCGCAGATATACCTGTAGCAATGCCTTGAGCCCCAGTAAGAGTCGCCATATCTAATATTATATCAGCTTTTAGGTCTTTGTAAGCATAGGCAACCTGTTAATGTAAACAGATGTTTATAAACATACAAATCCGAACTAAATTGAATAAACAATAGATTCCGAGGCACAAATACTCACTCCATCTCCTAATACCAATCTTCCTTCAGCGTCAGTATTATCAACTTCAACAGTTCTAAAATGgacaattcatattttacttaACATAGTGCTCAGTTCGGTCGTGAACCGCAGAAAGGGAGCTACGATACTGTTGCCCCGAAGTTATGCgaaatttgtatgaatatgtaCCTGCCAGAATAAAGACGTATAATATCATCTGGACGTGTAGCTTCAGGACCAACAGCATTTTCAGCCAAACAGAACAACGCGTGGAGATTCTCATTGAAACCCTACGTCGAAAGAGTTCAATGAATGATTTCATGTATAGGAAGTCAGTTCCTTCAGGAGAATAGCTCTCAACATCTCCAATCATGGGTGCTATGAATTGATTAATGTTATTAAGCCTACCTGACGAACAGCAGTGTAAAATGCTCCTAAGATACCAGCAGCACCACCACAATC carries:
- the LOC141901306 gene encoding exosome complex component RRP41-like, with the protein product MAGLELLSDQGLRIDGRRPHELRRIQCKMGVFRQADGSAYIEQGNTKILCAVYGPHEVRNRSKALNDKVLINCQYSMATFSTGERKRRPRGDRKSQEMTMHLQQTFEAAVMTHLYPRSQIDIFVEVLQADGGNYCASVNAATLALIDAGIAMQDYVCACSSSYLKDQTIVDMNHLEESSSSCPELIVALLPKSEQMAFVEMNGKMHEDHLNNTMEMAMKGCRDIYSVLDRAVREHVTHVSNAVSLEK